The Bdellovibrio sp. GT3 genome contains the following window.
GAGTTCTAAAAAACTTCTTAACGAATCTGGAATATGCAAAGCGTATGAATTTGCCGCACACGGCTCACGCAGCCCGTGGGCCCAGCTCGCCTATGGGAATTGGTCCCACGAATCTGGTGGTGGCAAAGGGTGGTAAATCCCAAGCGCAGTTGTTGGGGCAATTCCCGGGTCAAACAGTTCACATCACCAAGTTCACAGGCGGTTTGCACGCGGGCTTTAAGGATTCCACCGGGGATCTTTCAATGCCGGCTGAAGGTTTCTTGTATGAGAATGGCAGATGCCTGGGGCCAGTGGATCAGTTTGTGGTCTCTGGCAATGTCCTGGATGTTTTACGTGATATCATCGAAGTCGGAGATACCTACAGCAAGCCAGGTCGCAGCCTGATCGCGCCAGATGTCCTGATCAAGTCCATGAGCTTTGCCGGCGGTTGATGCCGGCACTCAATCTTAAGAAGCAAAGCGTTCTATGATTCGAACCAAGAGACCCTTCTTGGCCCAGAATTCAGGTTCGCTTTGTATTCTTTGAAAGTTCTGATCCACATACCGTAGCTGATCTGCCAGCAGATTCATGCACTCCTGCACGGAAGTGTAACTGTCGGCAGAAATGAAGTTGCGATAATTTGTGCCTTCAATCCATAGATCCCCAGTGGTCTGCAGGCTGATTTTGATTTCTCCAAATGAGAAAATGCGCTGGGGTTTCTTGGCGCTGACCTCGCCGGCATAATGAAGATTATCAAAGTGCCAGATCAGTTTTGCCTGTTCATCCAGTTTGTTGGCGATGTATTGACGTACCTGTGCTCCAACCATAAGACGCTCCTGTTTTTCACAGGTCTTTTATCGGGATAAGAATGGAGTCACTTTAGCCGTTGGCCGGGAACGCGATCTCTATTCAGATAAATTTTGTGCACAGGAGTGCAAACAATTAGGCACCGGAACTATTTGTATTTCAGAATGGCACTGGCGATCTCGGTAAATCCCATTCCGCCACGTTTTTTAGCCACAAATGTGGGTTGATGTTTAATTTGATCAACAAAGTTTTGGATGTTTGCCACCGCAAAGCTGTTTGGAAAATACTGAAACATCGGCTCGTCATTCGGGGAGTCACCACTAAAGCCGCACACTTTTTTGGCGGCTTCGGCGTCGATACCAAACTCAGTTGCCAAAAATTTAAGCGACATCGAGAGTTTGTCGTAAGAACCAAACCAACCATTCACGTGAATGGAGCTGACTTTGGCTTGCGCTCCATGGGACTTGAAAATATCCACGATATTCTGAACTTCTGATTTTGGCAGGGCCGGGACGTCTTCGCAAAAATCAATTGCCAGATCCATCAAGCGGCAAAACTGATCACTCGCCAGATCACAGCCCGGAACCTTTTGTAGAATTTCTTTTTCCAGTTGGTTTAGTTTCGCGCGGTTGTTTTTCTGAGTTTGCTCATCAAAGAAAAAATGGCGGTGCATTTTTTTGTCGTGATAGCGGAAGTAGAAGCCACCGTTCTCGCCAACAATCCCACTGACAGGCCACACACGTGCGATCATCTCGCACCATCCCGCCGGACGACCGGTGACGGGGATTACTTTGATTCCCGCATTGTGCAATTCCCACATGGCGGCATAGGCCTCTGCTCCCAAAAGTCCTTCATCTGTCAGTGTGTCATCGATGTCGGTAAGTAAGAACTGAAGCGAATTTGTGAATGTGGAAATTGGTTTCATCCTCACAAGGTATCCGCTTTTGGTACTGGTTGTCAAAATTCAGACTTGCAAAGTCAGGATTCAGCCTTCATGTTTTGTCTATATATTATATCCCGGTTACAAGCCGGATGAAGGGCTGGGTACATGGCCAAAAAAACCGAAGCGGCATCTGATGGCATCAAGTTGGTCATCGTGGAGTCCCCGACAAAAGCAAAAACCATTCGCAAGTTCCTGGGCAGGGACTATGTGGTGGAGTCTTGTATGGGTCATATCCGCGATTTGCCGCAATCCGCAAAAGACATCCCTGAAAAAGTAAAAAAAGAAAAATGGGCGCAGCTGGGCGTGAACGTCGATAAAAACTTCGAGCCTTTGTACTGTGTTCCTAAAGACAAACTCAAAGTCGTAAAGAACCTGAAAGACAAACTTGACGAAGCCTCAGAGCTTTACCTCGCGACGGACGAAGACCGCGAAGGGGAGTCTATCAGCTGGCATTTGCTTGAAGTTCTAAAACCTAAAGTTCCAACCAAGCGAATGGTGTTCCATGAGATCACCAAGGATGCGATCCAAAAGGCGCTTAAAGACACGCGTGAGATCGACTTCAACCTGGTACGTGCACAGGAAGCACGTCGCGTATTGGACCGTTTGGTGGGTTATACGATCTCTCCACTTCTTTGGAAGAAAGTGGCCTACGGTTTATCAGCGGGTCGCGTGCAATCCGTGGCCGTGCGTTTGATCGTTGAACGTGAGCTTGAGCGCATTCGCTTTAAAAAGTCCTCTTACTGGGGTGTTTTGGCGGAACTATCCAAAGACGGAATCAACTTTGAATCCCGCTTGCAGCAATACAACAGCCAGCGTGTGGCAACCGGTAAGGACTTTGATGGTCTTACAGGTCAGTTGACCGCTGGAAAAGACGTTTTGGTTCTGGGTGAAAAGGAAGCTTCAAAACTTTCCTCTGATCTGAAAAACGGCGGCTGGATTGTTTCTGATGTCGAGGAAAAACCAACATTCAGAAAACCGGCGGCTCCTTTTATTACTTCAAGCTTGCAACAGGAAGCCAATCGTAAGTTGGGCTTGTCGGCGCGTGAGACCATGCAGGTCGCACAAAAACTGTACGAACAAGGTTTTATCACCTATATGCGTACGGACTCTACGTTCTTGTCTAACGAGGCTATCAACGCTTCTCGTGACTGCATTACGACGAAGTACGGTAAAGAGTATCTGACTCCGCAACCGCGCACGTATGCTGCTAAAAAAGTAAAGGGCGCCCAAGAGGCCCATGAAGCGATTCGTCCCGCGGGGACTCAGTTCCAGGATCCCGATGAGACGGGTCTAACGGGTCATCAATTTAAACTTTACGATTTGATCTGGAAACGTACGATTGCATCGCAAATGGTGGATGCTCGTCAAAAGCAAGTCAGTGCAAAAATCACGGTGGGTGATGCGATCTTCGGCGCCTCTGGTATGACGATCGAGTTCCCGGGGTTCTTGCGTGCTTACGTGGAAGGGTCGGATGATCCTGAAGCTGATTTGGCCGAGCGCGAAGTGCGCTTGCCGGCACTAAAAGCCAAAGACTCTGTAAAGTGTATGAAATTGGATCCGACATCCCATGAAACCAAACCTCCAGCACGTTATACCGAGGCAAGCCTTGTACAAACGATGGAGAAAGAGGGGATCGGTCGTCCGTCCACTTACGCATCTGTTATCGGTACAATCATCGACCGTGGTTACGTTCGTAAGGGCGGCACAGCTTTGATCCCGACCTTCACTGCGATGATCGTTTCAAAACTTTTAAGCAGCTATCTGACTCAGTATGTGGACTTGGGCTTTACCTCTGAAATGGAGCAAAGCCTGGATCATATCGCCGATGGCGACCTTGACTGGGAAAGCTATCTGGCTTCCATCTACAAAGGCCCTAAAGGTCTGCGCGCGATGGTTGATAATCAGGAAGCGAAAATTGATCCGGATGAAGCGCGTACGATGTCGTTGGAAGGCATGGATAAATATAAATTCCACGTCGGCCGTTATGGCGCTTACCTGACAACGAAACGTGATGGCGAAGACGTGAGTGCTTCCGTACCGGACAACGAATCTCCAGCGGACATCACTCCGGAGATCGCAGAGAAATTGATTGATCAAAAAATCAATGGTGCGGATGCCTTGGGTAAAGACCCTAAAACCGACGAGCCTATTTACGTGCTAAGTGGTCGCTATGGACCTTATGTTCAATTGGGAGATGTGTCGCCTGAAAATGACAAACCAAAACGTGCGTCGCTTCCGCCGAACATGCAACCAGAACAGGTTGATTTGCAGACGGCGTTGGATCTGTTGTCATTGCCAAGAAGCTTGGGTGATCACCCGGGCACAGGTAAAGACATCAAGGCGGGCTTGGGTCGTTTTGGTCCATTCATCGTTCATGACGGGGACTATCGTTCGATTCCAAAAGGCGAAAGCGTGTTGAACATCACGTTTGAACGCGCGATGGAAATGTTGAGCCAACCTAAAAAAGGCCGCGGTAAAGCCGCAGCTCTTCGTGATTTGGGTGCGCATCCTGAAACGGGTGAAGTGATTCAGGTTTTCAACGGTCCATACGGTCCGTATTTCAAGAGTGGTAAGGTCAACGCTTCGTTGCCAGAGGGAGCGACTGTCGAGTCGGTCACACTGGAGCAAGCCGTAGCAGCCATCAACGAAAAGGGGCCTGCGAAGGGCTCTAAAGGAAAAGGCAAAGCGAAAGCTGCCGCAAAACCTAAAGCTGCGAAAGCCGCCAAAGGTGAAGCAAAAGCCGCCGCTCCGAAAAAGAACCTGAAGAGTGCGGAGTCAGCGAAAGAAAAAGCCCAGGCATTGGGTGTTAAGAAAGTCGTGACCCGTAAAAAGAAGTAGAAGGTAAAAGGTACGCCGTACTTTTTTAAATATTCAAAATCAAAAACCCACATCTTGAACGAGGTGTGGGTTTTTTTATTCCGCATTGAGGTCAAAGTTGACAGTTTGGCTGGTGCTGGGCTTTACACTTAAACAGGTCGTGGTACCATGAATTTCACGAGGGAATATGAAGACCTTATTTCATTCAATGCTGATTTTAACGTCTCTGGGGGTATCGGTCATGGCCGGGGCCCAATCCCAATCCCAGTCCAAAGCTCAAAAAGAATGTGTGACGACGGTTCGGGTGCGATCCATGTCCATCTCGTCATCCGAGGCTGAAAAGCTTTGCACCGGGGATTATCAGGAAGTGGTGAACTGTGCTGTGACGGCCAAGCAGACATCCATGGGTTCCATGGATGATGCCTTGAAAAAGTGCCGGGGCGAGATGGGTCTAAAGGCAAAAGAACAGCCGGAGGCTAAAGCCGTGACCGATACCCCTAAGGCGGGACAAGGGCCGGTGCAGGTTCCGGTGGAGTCCATGGCTCCGGACGTGGAGAAAGCTCAGGATTCGACCACTGAAGGCTCCAAGAAATCCACTGAAGGGTTTGAAGAGCTCTAGACAAAGCCCCCTAACCAAATGCTGACTGGACAGGAGGGGAGAGCCTGTCTAACTAGTAGTCAGCATCATTGAAAAAAAGAAATTAGTGCAGGGCTCTTTCGTGCCGGTCGAATTTTTGTTAGATTCTAAATCCCGTACGAGGATAGTGTTCCATGAGTGAAGATCAAAAAACCAAAGGCCAGCTCGATTTAGGAATAAATCGCACTCCAGAGAAAGATAGAAACTTTCATCTGGGCGGCCGTAGTTTTTATTTCTTCGACTTCGATGACAACATCGCCTTTTTGACGACTCCCTTAATTCTATTTCACAAAGAAAACCGTGCAGAGCAGATGATCTCCAGTGGGGACTTTGCCCAGTTCAATTCCACAATCGGAAAAAGTGGTGTCTACGCGGATTTTGAAATCGATTTTTGTGACGTGACAGGTACCTTCAGAAATTTCCGCGATCACTCTATCAGCGATGTGGAAAAAATTGCGGGTAAGCGGCAGGTCTTCGTTCAGGATGTGGCGGAAGCATTGGGCTTTCCGGATTTTCAGTGGAAGGGGCCTTCTTGGGAATGCTTCTATCACGCGACTTTCAATCAACGTCCTTTGTCTGTTATCACAGCGCGCGGTCATCATCCTGATACTTTAAAAGACGGCATCAAAGTTTTCGTTCAAAACAAGGTTTTACCTTTAGAGCCAAACTACCTAAGCCTGTATCCGGTCAGCCACAAGCCAACGCGCTTATTGTTGGGTGACACTGAATATTCAGAAGGTACGGCAGAGTTAAAACAACGCGCGATCCGTGCGAGTGTTGAAAAAGCCATTGAGACTTATGGATATAATGCGCATCACCGTTTTGGTATGTCTGATGATGATCCAAAGAACATCGAGTTGATCGTTCAAGAAATGACTCGACTAAAGGCTAGGTTCCCGGAGATGTCTTTCTTTATGATCGAAACCCAACACGGTAGCTTCATTAAACATGAAGTAAAAGTGGGCGGACTTCAGGGACAAAAAGTTGAAGACCTCTCTCAACTGTCCTTTTTTGAAGACGACCGACGTAAGTCTTAAATAATCTGACAGTCCTAAATTGCTCCCTCCAATAACAAATAGAATGCTCTGGGAAAAATTCCTGCTAATCTTAAGTGATTAGAACGCTCTCGCCGGGGAGTTAAGGAAGGACCATCATGAGTTCAATCTCTAAGGGAATTAAGGGTTTAATTGTTGCGGGTTCACTCGCAGTTTCATCTGTTGCTGCCGCACAATTAAAAGACGGCTTGGAATGCCGCTACATTTCAGTTATCGAACAGGGTTTCCTGGCAAATCACGTGAAGTATTCAGATCGCAATGCAGAGCTTGCGAATCGTGTTACTGAACAATATCTAAAAAGACTGGATCCATCAAAAATCTATCTCACTCAGGCAGATGTGGATGCCATCAAAAAAGACATGTCCAATGTTTTTGAAAAAACCAAAAACAGAGACTGTACGTTCCTGGATAAGGCGCAAAAAATGGTTCTGGAAAGAGTTCAGGATCGCGCGAACTTCGCAAAAAAATACCTGGGCAAGGATTTCAAGTTTGAATCAAACACAGAGTTTGCATTTGATCCGGATAAAAAGCCTTGGCCAAAGAATGGCGATGAAGCCAATGAA
Protein-coding sequences here:
- a CDS encoding HAD family hydrolase, with translation MKPISTFTNSLQFLLTDIDDTLTDEGLLGAEAYAAMWELHNAGIKVIPVTGRPAGWCEMIARVWPVSGIVGENGGFYFRYHDKKMHRHFFFDEQTQKNNRAKLNQLEKEILQKVPGCDLASDQFCRLMDLAIDFCEDVPALPKSEVQNIVDIFKSHGAQAKVSSIHVNGWFGSYDKLSMSLKFLATEFGIDAEAAKKVCGFSGDSPNDEPMFQYFPNSFAVANIQNFVDQIKHQPTFVAKKRGGMGFTEIASAILKYK
- the topA gene encoding type I DNA topoisomerase, which translates into the protein MAKKTEAASDGIKLVIVESPTKAKTIRKFLGRDYVVESCMGHIRDLPQSAKDIPEKVKKEKWAQLGVNVDKNFEPLYCVPKDKLKVVKNLKDKLDEASELYLATDEDREGESISWHLLEVLKPKVPTKRMVFHEITKDAIQKALKDTREIDFNLVRAQEARRVLDRLVGYTISPLLWKKVAYGLSAGRVQSVAVRLIVERELERIRFKKSSYWGVLAELSKDGINFESRLQQYNSQRVATGKDFDGLTGQLTAGKDVLVLGEKEASKLSSDLKNGGWIVSDVEEKPTFRKPAAPFITSSLQQEANRKLGLSARETMQVAQKLYEQGFITYMRTDSTFLSNEAINASRDCITTKYGKEYLTPQPRTYAAKKVKGAQEAHEAIRPAGTQFQDPDETGLTGHQFKLYDLIWKRTIASQMVDARQKQVSAKITVGDAIFGASGMTIEFPGFLRAYVEGSDDPEADLAEREVRLPALKAKDSVKCMKLDPTSHETKPPARYTEASLVQTMEKEGIGRPSTYASVIGTIIDRGYVRKGGTALIPTFTAMIVSKLLSSYLTQYVDLGFTSEMEQSLDHIADGDLDWESYLASIYKGPKGLRAMVDNQEAKIDPDEARTMSLEGMDKYKFHVGRYGAYLTTKRDGEDVSASVPDNESPADITPEIAEKLIDQKINGADALGKDPKTDEPIYVLSGRYGPYVQLGDVSPENDKPKRASLPPNMQPEQVDLQTALDLLSLPRSLGDHPGTGKDIKAGLGRFGPFIVHDGDYRSIPKGESVLNITFERAMEMLSQPKKGRGKAAALRDLGAHPETGEVIQVFNGPYGPYFKSGKVNASLPEGATVESVTLEQAVAAINEKGPAKGSKGKGKAKAAAKPKAAKAAKGEAKAAAPKKNLKSAESAKEKAQALGVKKVVTRKKK